A window of the Sabethes cyaneus chromosome 1, idSabCyanKW18_F2, whole genome shotgun sequence genome harbors these coding sequences:
- the LOC128745192 gene encoding zinc finger protein 664-like, translating into MALVRCYPPGTCSFCAAQCTGAFRHVLAVTEEHQEQIQSVLQKLNLASHFRKQLFYATCDICRKMITTEHRIPEVCFQIRPSAELLDVKAELREELDDADDEHSDSENTMDADEPSPFPLEPTTEMRVRGENGEIFVINSIGEEELDTGEFQGFDRLFEHVRQLKKCRKRRETVPEVHPLKKNRAMPIRHRCPYCNKGFADKCLMTTHIRWHTGEKPFKCKYCGKGFCENSKLTLHVRTHTGERPFTCPYCPKSFTQSVTLKIHIRVHTRETPYVCEYCNRGFTQSYNLTVHLRTQHNQITVYRGREVGVIPEHKCHICGKIYRSSKSFQLHLQLHDTGKLFDCPDCGKKYTYVHKCRANGEHVEEKNKAHDCKICGQKFKHQQSVVYHMSSKHRQFEHEHEDKASTAIKLENDECLHAEMNESKK; encoded by the exons ATGGCTTTGGTACGCTGTTATCC TCCCGGCACCTGCAGCTTCTGTGCCGCTCAATGTACAGGAGCCTTTCGACATGTGTTAGCAGTCACTGAAGAGCACCAAGAGCAAATCCAGTCTGTTCTACAGAAGCTGAATTTGGCATCCCACTTTCGAAAACAGTTGTTCTATGCGACTTGCGATATATGCCGCAAAATGATTACTACAGAACATCGGATTCCGGAGGTTTGCTTCCAAATTCGACCTAGCGCCGAGTTGTTAGATGTTAAGGCGGAATTGCGCGAGGAATTAGATGATGCTGACGATGAGCATTCCGACAGCGAAAACACGATGGATGCTGATGAACCGTCACCATTCCCGCTAGAACCAACAACCGAAATGCGTGTTCGGGGTGAGAATGGTGAGATATTTGTGATTAATAGCATTGGTGAGGAGGAGCTGGATACCGGAGAATTTCAAGGGTTTGATCGCCTTTTCGAACATGTACGTCAGCTAAAAAAATGTCGCAAAAGAAGGGAAACTGTGCCAGAAGTTCATCCATTGAAAAAGAATCGTGCAATGCCAATTCGGCATCGATGCCCTTACTGCAATAAGGGATTTGCTGACAAGTGTCTAATGACTACACACATTCGGTGGCATACTG gtgaaaaaccattcaaatgtaaatactgcGGTAAAGGTTTTTGTGAAAACTCGAAGCTTACACTTCATGTCAGGACGCACACAG GCGAAAGACCCTTCACATGTCCGTATTGTCCAAAGTCTTTCACACAGTCAGTCACGCTTAAAATACACATTCGTGTGCATACCCGTGAAACACCTTACGTATGCGAATATTGTAATCGAGGATTTACCCAGTCGTACAATCTAACCGTTCATCTACGAACACAGCACAACCAGATTACAGTATACCGAGGTCGCGAAGTAGGCGTGATACCCGAGCATAAATGTCACATCTGTGGTAAAATCTATCGGTCTTCAAAAAGTTTCCAACTACATTTGCAATTACATGATACGGGAAAGCTCTTCGATTGTCCGGATTGCGGCAAAAAGTACACATATGTGCACAAATGTAGGGCAAACGGTGAACACGTCGAAGAAAAGAATAAAGCACACGACTGTAAAATTTGCGGTCAAAAATTCAAACATCAACAAAGCGTGGTATATCACATGAGTAGTAAGCATAGGCAGTTTGAACATGAACATGAAGATAAAGCGTCAACGGCAATAAAACTTGAAAATGATGAATGCCTGCACGCAGAAATGAACGAGAGCaaaaagtga